A DNA window from Campylobacter lari contains the following coding sequences:
- the flgL gene encoding flagellar hook-associated protein FlgL, translated as MRISNQYNYYTSIQNYTDGQSLLNKYNLQLQTGQLIQHSWENANVYINGSRLEYEMANIGQIVQGTQSAMELAKNTDTALKNITELLEKFKTLLTKAASDGNSQESREAIAKELKLVRDSIVNIANTSINGQYLFAGSNSANKPFDNYGNYTGNKDNIFVVSGAGTQIPYNIPGWDLFFKPDSNINKIISTNVSFTDARYPDKKEFLTGESKFSHLIGQNYVQNGKLDPDKNFQDSYDDKLPFPHSAMYIQGVRPDGTSFKATLDIDPDAKIEDVLKNIGRLYGNTEGNEVVKVALNDSGQIEIKSLKEGSSSLDFHAVALTPQLQDEQLIKDLKQAADAEGISMAEVTNRIMQAAHGGNLNDTKSPVTIELDGKQFTVDLHKTDFIKSNINGDKTNGASYDVPFEKDGNTVFGNVSQVIKGTSEYATDSTKLSEVVANANGSMQGQQLQMEITSRSGQKYNVTIDLENSTVSYPDPNNPGQTISFPITHSQYNENTGNAVGMQTRPEDITYGQLNDIIGMFASDNVPTATITPNANGTINNNDFQTIQQDIADSKGFVEVSMDYKGRISITDKFSSNTNIGLTIKDSNSNSGFPPAGTSVNGSGFVFSANNSLTIDDPNVDLIKDLDEMIDAVLNGSMRADSEGSDPRNTGLQGALERIDHLQDHVRKMQTTIGAYTNNIEETNKRMTFLNINVASIKSGVTDADYGQTYMQFMQTMVSYQAMLSATSKISQISLLNYL; from the coding sequence ATGAGAATTAGCAATCAGTATAATTACTACACTTCTATACAAAACTACACAGATGGTCAGTCTTTGCTTAATAAATATAATTTGCAGCTACAAACAGGTCAGCTTATTCAGCATTCTTGGGAAAATGCAAATGTTTATATTAATGGCTCAAGATTAGAATATGAGATGGCAAACATAGGTCAAATAGTTCAAGGAACTCAATCTGCTATGGAGCTAGCAAAAAACACAGATACTGCCTTGAAAAATATCACAGAACTTTTAGAAAAATTTAAAACATTACTCACAAAAGCTGCAAGTGATGGTAATTCTCAAGAATCAAGAGAGGCTATAGCAAAAGAACTCAAACTTGTAAGAGATTCTATTGTAAATATTGCTAATACTAGTATCAATGGGCAATATCTCTTTGCAGGATCAAATAGTGCAAATAAACCTTTTGATAATTATGGAAATTATACTGGGAATAAAGATAATATTTTTGTAGTAAGTGGCGCTGGCACCCAAATTCCTTATAATATACCTGGATGGGATTTATTTTTTAAGCCTGATTCAAATATCAATAAAATTATTTCAACAAATGTTTCTTTTACTGATGCTCGTTATCCGGACAAAAAAGAATTTTTAACCGGAGAATCTAAATTTTCACATTTAATAGGCCAAAACTATGTTCAAAATGGAAAACTTGATCCAGATAAAAATTTTCAAGATAGCTATGATGATAAACTTCCTTTCCCGCATTCAGCTATGTATATTCAAGGTGTTAGACCTGATGGAACAAGTTTTAAAGCTACTTTAGATATAGATCCTGATGCAAAAATTGAAGATGTATTAAAAAATATTGGAAGATTATATGGAAATACAGAGGGAAATGAGGTTGTTAAGGTAGCATTAAATGATAGCGGGCAGATAGAAATAAAGAGCTTAAAAGAAGGAAGTAGCTCTTTAGATTTTCATGCTGTTGCTTTAACTCCACAGCTTCAAGATGAGCAACTTATTAAAGATTTAAAACAGGCTGCGGATGCTGAAGGTATTTCTATGGCAGAAGTAACCAATCGTATTATGCAAGCAGCGCATGGTGGAAATCTGAATGATACTAAAAGTCCCGTTACGATTGAATTAGATGGTAAACAATTTACTGTAGACTTGCACAAAACAGATTTTATTAAAAGTAACATCAATGGTGATAAAACTAATGGGGCTAGTTATGATGTGCCTTTTGAAAAAGATGGAAATACTGTTTTTGGCAATGTTTCTCAAGTGATTAAAGGTACAAGTGAATATGCTACTGATAGTACAAAGTTAAGTGAAGTTGTAGCAAATGCCAATGGAAGCATGCAAGGTCAACAACTCCAAATGGAAATCACTTCTAGAAGTGGTCAAAAATATAATGTAACTATTGATTTAGAAAATTCTACTGTAAGTTATCCTGATCCAAATAATCCGGGTCAAACCATAAGTTTTCCTATTACTCACTCTCAATATAATGAAAATACAGGTAATGCAGTGGGTATGCAAACAAGACCTGAAGATATTACTTATGGCCAGTTAAATGATATTATCGGTATGTTTGCAAGTGATAATGTTCCCACAGCAACTATTACTCCAAATGCAAACGGAACTATTAATAATAATGATTTTCAAACTATCCAACAAGATATAGCTGATTCTAAAGGTTTTGTTGAAGTTAGTATGGACTATAAAGGTCGTATAAGTATTACTGATAAATTTTCAAGTAACACTAATATAGGTCTTACTATTAAAGATTCAAATTCAAATAGCGGTTTTCCTCCAGCAGGTACTTCTGTAAATGGATCAGGTTTTGTATTTAGTGCAAACAATTCTTTAACTATTGATGATCCAAATGTTGATTTGATTAAAGACTTAGATGAGATGATAGATGCTGTTTTAAATGGCAGTATGAGGGCTGATTCAGAAGGAAGTGATCCTAGAAATACAGGTTTACAAGGGGCTTTAGAAAGAATAGATCATTTGCAAGATCATGTTAGAAAAATGCAAACAACCATAGGAGCTTACACTAATAATATAGAAGAGACAAATAAAAGAATGACTTTTTTAAATATCAATGTAGCTTCTATTAAAAGCGGTGTAACTGATGCTGATTATGGGCAAACTTATATGCAGTTTATGCAAACTATGGTATCTTATCAAGCTATGCTTTCGGCTACTTCTAAAATTTCTCAAATTAGTTTATTAAACTACTTATAA
- a CDS encoding DNA translocase FtsK, with protein MFVILDGLFGKIGSLILVILLLAFAFSISFPQIIKEVFKIELDFDFYLKLETLIKNKIFGFFGGDKYENETKEEQEKLKQELLIKDKTEELIKEKELPKKEIQENKKFNLEDLKNQELEEVVISEEDKKLGSSYIHELSEPIASFAQKASQINIKEDEMTPEEYLLKYKNKSEDIYTQTLKSKNLDEPSYKRRNMDLNENKEEVIEENSLFAKELKEREQMLQKAKLLEEYKALQKEKILEELNEDFKKIEELNAIEAQKEAEFKKIQDKTSFLGVKEFKDEDFIPQNEVKELDFSEDDFAKPISIEELRSKRNYENPFVVEEAQNEVKEEKIPFEITQEPIIEVIENKTHHSITNEVSENKALLKDLDFGNFEKPKDFSLPPLDFLTMPKEGKSEINEEEIDRKIYDLLEKLRRFKIGGDVVRTYTGPVVTTFEFRPAADVKVSKILSLQDDLAMALKAQTIRIQAPIPGKDVVGIEVPNEKIDTIYLREILESEVFKNSSSPLTIALGKDIVGDPFITDLKKLPHLLIAGTTGSGKSVGINSMLLSLLYRNSPKTLRLMMIDPKMLEFSIYNDIPHLLTPVITDPKKAVNALSNMVAEMERRYRLMAEAKTKNIENYNEKIKEQGGEILPFIVVIIDELADLMMTAGKDVEFYIGRLAQMARASGIHLIVATQRPSVDVVTGVVKANLPSRISYKVGQKIDSKVILDSMGAESLLGRGDCLFTPPGMSGLVRLHAPFASENEIENIVEFLKAQQVVEYDESFLKDDSQDGAYKRSEFDDGDLDELYEEAKAVILEDRKTSISYLQRRLKIGYNRAANIIEQLSQTGVLSEPDAKGQREIL; from the coding sequence ATGTTTGTAATCTTAGATGGACTTTTTGGAAAAATAGGAAGTTTAATCTTGGTGATTTTGCTTTTAGCTTTTGCTTTTAGTATTTCTTTTCCGCAAATTATCAAAGAGGTATTTAAAATAGAGCTTGATTTTGATTTTTATTTAAAACTTGAAACTTTAATTAAAAATAAAATTTTTGGCTTTTTTGGTGGCGATAAGTATGAAAATGAAACTAAAGAAGAGCAAGAAAAGCTCAAACAAGAGCTTTTAATTAAAGATAAAACAGAAGAACTTATCAAGGAAAAAGAGCTACCAAAAAAAGAAATCCAAGAGAATAAAAAATTTAATCTTGAAGATTTAAAAAATCAAGAATTAGAAGAGGTTGTGATTAGTGAAGAGGATAAAAAGCTAGGTTCAAGTTATATTCATGAGCTTTCAGAGCCTATTGCAAGTTTTGCTCAAAAAGCTAGTCAAATAAATATAAAGGAAGATGAAATGACCCCTGAAGAGTATTTATTAAAATACAAAAATAAAAGTGAAGATATTTATACTCAAACTTTAAAAAGTAAAAATTTAGATGAACCAAGCTATAAAAGACGCAATATGGATTTAAACGAAAACAAAGAAGAGGTGATAGAAGAAAATTCTTTGTTTGCCAAAGAGCTTAAAGAGCGTGAGCAAATGCTACAAAAAGCTAAATTGCTAGAAGAATATAAAGCCTTACAAAAAGAAAAAATCTTAGAAGAGCTTAATGAGGATTTTAAAAAAATTGAAGAATTAAATGCTATAGAAGCACAAAAAGAAGCTGAGTTTAAAAAAATTCAAGATAAAACTAGCTTTTTAGGGGTAAAAGAATTTAAAGATGAAGATTTTATTCCACAAAATGAAGTAAAAGAACTTGATTTTAGTGAAGATGATTTTGCCAAGCCTATTAGTATAGAAGAGCTAAGAAGTAAAAGAAACTATGAAAATCCTTTTGTAGTAGAAGAAGCACAAAATGAAGTTAAAGAAGAAAAAATTCCATTTGAGATTACCCAAGAGCCTATAATAGAAGTAATAGAAAATAAAACACACCATTCTATCACTAATGAAGTGAGTGAAAACAAAGCCTTGTTGAAAGATCTTGATTTTGGAAATTTTGAAAAACCAAAAGATTTTTCTTTACCACCCTTAGATTTTTTAACTATGCCAAAAGAAGGTAAAAGCGAGATAAATGAAGAAGAAATAGATAGAAAAATTTATGATTTATTGGAAAAATTAAGACGCTTTAAAATAGGTGGCGATGTAGTTAGAACTTACACGGGTCCTGTTGTAACTACTTTTGAATTTCGCCCAGCAGCAGATGTTAAAGTAAGTAAAATTTTATCATTACAAGATGATTTGGCTATGGCTTTAAAAGCTCAAACTATAAGAATTCAAGCTCCAATCCCAGGTAAAGATGTAGTGGGAATTGAAGTTCCAAATGAAAAAATCGATACGATTTACTTAAGAGAAATTTTAGAAAGTGAGGTATTTAAAAATTCTAGCTCACCTTTAACTATAGCTTTAGGTAAAGATATAGTAGGCGATCCTTTCATCACAGATCTTAAAAAGCTTCCTCATCTTTTAATAGCAGGAACTACAGGAAGTGGTAAAAGTGTGGGTATAAATTCTATGCTTTTATCTTTGCTTTATAGAAATTCGCCAAAAACCTTAAGACTTATGATGATAGATCCTAAAATGCTTGAATTTAGTATTTATAATGATATTCCACATTTACTTACACCGGTAATTACTGATCCTAAAAAGGCGGTAAATGCTTTATCAAATATGGTGGCTGAAATGGAACGCAGATATCGCTTGATGGCTGAAGCAAAAACTAAAAATATAGAAAATTACAATGAAAAGATCAAAGAACAAGGTGGAGAAATTTTACCATTTATTGTAGTGATTATCGATGAGTTGGCTGATTTAATGATGACAGCAGGTAAGGATGTAGAGTTTTATATAGGTCGTTTAGCACAAATGGCAAGAGCAAGCGGAATTCACTTAATCGTAGCCACACAACGCCCTTCAGTAGATGTTGTTACCGGTGTTGTAAAAGCAAATTTACCAAGTAGAATTTCTTATAAAGTAGGGCAAAAGATAGACTCTAAGGTTATTTTAGATTCTATGGGTGCTGAAAGTTTGTTAGGGCGTGGAGATTGTTTATTTACCCCTCCTGGTATGAGTGGTTTAGTGCGTTTGCACGCACCTTTTGCAAGTGAAAATGAAATCGAAAATATTGTAGAGTTTTTAAAAGCTCAACAAGTAGTAGAATATGATGAGAGCTTTTTAAAAGATGATAGTCAAGATGGAGCCTATAAAAGAAGTGAATTTGATGATGGAGATTTAGATGAACTTTATGAAGAAGCAAAGGCTGTAATCTTAGAAGATAGAAAAACTAGTATTTCTTATTTGCAAAGACGCTTAAAAATAGGCTACAACCGCGCAGCAAATATCATAGAACAACTTTCACAAACAGGTGTTTTAAGCGAACCTGATGCAAAAGGTCAAAGAGAAATTTTATAA
- the mltG gene encoding endolytic transglycosylase MltG, protein MKSIIGNAKNLRIFLICCDLILIFLLSIFYYLLLPIKTNSVVFIPQGSVSKIITQLDKNNYKMSNIDKYTLYFLGHPQSGWINIGTKELNRAEFLHKLTVAKAALETITLIPGETTEIFFEELAPKLNLNAKTLMQEFYKQSPFKEGMLFPETYKIPKGITEELLVKYLLAYSASEFKKLSYKIFREYNEKKWHEYIIIASIIQKEAASNEEMPIVSSVIRNRLRKGMKLQMDGTLNYGKYSHEKITPQRIRSDNSSYNTYKFNGIPKEAVCNVSFEAIKAAIFPAKTEYLYFVRDKKTNKHIFTSTLKDHNKAIRN, encoded by the coding sequence ATGAAAAGTATCATAGGTAATGCTAAAAATTTAAGAATTTTTTTAATATGTTGTGATTTGATTTTAATTTTTCTTTTATCCATTTTTTATTATCTACTTTTACCTATAAAAACAAACTCTGTAGTTTTTATACCACAAGGTTCTGTTAGTAAGATTATAACGCAATTAGATAAAAATAACTATAAAATGAGCAATATTGACAAATATACTTTATATTTTTTAGGCCATCCACAATCTGGCTGGATAAATATAGGCACAAAAGAACTAAATAGAGCTGAATTTTTACATAAGCTTACCGTCGCTAAAGCAGCACTTGAAACTATTACTTTAATTCCTGGGGAAACGACTGAAATTTTCTTTGAAGAATTAGCACCAAAGTTAAATTTAAATGCCAAAACCTTAATGCAAGAATTTTACAAACAAAGCCCTTTTAAAGAAGGTATGCTTTTCCCCGAAACTTATAAAATTCCAAAAGGCATTACAGAAGAGCTTTTAGTAAAATATCTTTTGGCTTACTCTGCAAGTGAATTTAAAAAACTTTCTTATAAAATTTTTAGAGAATACAATGAAAAAAAATGGCATGAATATATCATCATTGCTTCTATTATACAAAAAGAAGCAGCGAGTAATGAAGAAATGCCTATAGTTTCATCTGTGATTAGAAATCGCTTAAGAAAAGGCATGAAGCTTCAAATGGATGGGACATTAAATTATGGAAAATACTCTCATGAAAAAATCACTCCACAAAGAATAAGATCAGATAATAGTTCTTACAATACTTATAAATTTAATGGCATACCAAAAGAAGCTGTGTGTAATGTTTCATTTGAAGCTATTAAGGCAGCTATTTTTCCTGCTAAAACAGAATATTTATACTTTGTAAGAGATAAAAAAACCAATAAGCATATTTTTACCTCTACTTTAAAAGATCATAATAAGGCAATAAGAAATTGA
- a CDS encoding YhdP family protein, with protein sequence MILFIVLFVYLKNGIYIEKLEISSINLEKLYIKLDKKLILNAKKVIVNSQNQNTQNETSASKAVQLIKDVKYIYWFFQEINIDEIFVNNYPVELIYKNNLFFVNSKNLLVKVNLKISDKNIQANIDNFLLKDHNLSVVGSLVINPKTKFYTFKGEIDSDFLKSDVKFSLKREEIAYELENTSSNNISKIFDILVENGVHLPSNLALWVGGKVKADFYFIEKLNGFADFGKHRYYLNDISAKGYVNNLKVVLDKGIDPIISPFVRLEFNKQKLEFIYDKLYFNNYNLNQSQIYIDNMLNEKAGIYIRIKSDNARADYRVNKILRLYDIKLPFLQNNGITKTDLVLKIPFEHPERISYKGNFDIVNSNINISDFKIIQANIDLQKDKLEIKNASVQSELISGDFNASIDLKQKKGDFKTFITNLKLPQDSLKMENKFLDLDLNYDKNISLYNKELTTTLNFDQGMSVYVAKLAKYKTYSKLMQKNNVHDGELSLDTLNFKDFDVDINNTTFESFLLYKDNNPYEYDSFSIKIKGEDFNLTSASGSVFAQKDNDDINITLNNVNLLFSEQDTENTLDNLENSNYNISAKNIDLILKDFNKTLDFDQFNAKIKKDYIKAWANRNESKFELLLKENQMQIRALKMDDDFLNTFMRQNVFEKGEFNLYVDGNSTDFFKGKFLFKDTYLKDLKFHQQLLSFIDTIPSLILFKAPTFNEKGFSVENAGISFNRKKDLFEIDALNFNGDSADILGQAKINLRSSQVDGLLELRTLKSASSVISKVPIINQIILGKDRQISTQIKLGGTIDNPEFKTQLIAQSLQLPYHLIKNIFELPTNLVK encoded by the coding sequence ATGATACTTTTCATTGTTTTGTTTGTTTACCTCAAAAATGGAATTTACATAGAAAAATTAGAAATTTCTTCTATTAATTTGGAGAAATTATATATTAAATTAGATAAAAAACTCATTTTAAATGCAAAAAAAGTTATAGTAAATTCTCAAAATCAAAACACTCAAAATGAAACTAGTGCGAGTAAAGCTGTACAACTTATCAAAGATGTAAAATATATTTATTGGTTTTTTCAAGAAATCAATATAGATGAAATTTTTGTTAATAACTATCCCGTGGAATTAATTTATAAAAATAATCTATTTTTTGTAAACAGTAAAAATCTTTTAGTAAAAGTCAATTTAAAAATTAGTGATAAAAATATACAAGCTAATATTGATAATTTTCTTTTAAAAGATCATAACCTTAGTGTAGTTGGCTCTTTAGTTATCAATCCTAAGACAAAATTTTATACTTTTAAAGGAGAAATTGATAGTGATTTTTTAAAAAGTGATGTCAAATTCTCACTTAAAAGAGAAGAAATTGCTTATGAATTAGAAAATACAAGCTCAAATAATATTTCAAAAATTTTTGATATTTTAGTGGAAAATGGAGTGCATTTGCCTTCTAATCTTGCTCTTTGGGTGGGCGGTAAGGTAAAGGCTGATTTTTATTTTATAGAGAAATTAAATGGCTTTGCAGATTTTGGAAAACATAGATATTATTTGAATGATATTAGTGCTAAAGGTTATGTAAATAACTTGAAGGTGGTTTTAGATAAAGGTATAGATCCTATCATTAGTCCTTTTGTAAGGCTTGAATTTAATAAACAAAAACTAGAATTTATCTATGATAAATTATATTTTAACAATTACAATCTCAATCAAAGTCAAATTTATATAGACAATATGCTAAATGAAAAAGCAGGAATTTATATACGCATAAAAAGTGACAATGCTAGAGCTGATTATAGAGTGAATAAAATTTTGCGTTTGTATGATATAAAATTACCATTTTTACAAAACAATGGTATTACAAAGACTGATTTAGTTTTGAAAATTCCTTTTGAACATCCTGAAAGAATTTCATATAAAGGAAATTTTGATATTGTAAATTCTAATATAAATATAAGTGACTTTAAAATCATACAAGCAAATATTGATTTACAAAAAGATAAATTAGAGATTAAAAATGCAAGCGTACAAAGTGAATTAATCAGCGGTGATTTTAATGCAAGTATTGATTTAAAGCAAAAAAAAGGTGATTTTAAGACCTTTATAACAAATTTAAAATTACCACAAGATAGCTTAAAAATGGAAAATAAATTTCTTGATTTAGATCTTAACTATGATAAAAATATCAGTTTATATAATAAAGAGCTTACTACGACTCTAAATTTTGATCAAGGTATGTCTGTTTATGTTGCTAAGCTTGCAAAGTATAAGACTTATTCTAAATTAATGCAAAAAAATAATGTGCATGATGGAGAGTTGTCATTAGACACTTTAAATTTTAAAGATTTTGATGTAGATATAAATAATACCACTTTTGAATCATTTTTACTCTATAAGGATAATAATCCTTATGAGTATGATAGTTTTAGTATAAAAATAAAGGGAGAAGATTTTAATTTAACTAGCGCAAGTGGTAGTGTTTTTGCACAAAAAGACAATGATGATATTAACATTACTTTAAATAATGTTAATTTATTATTTTCAGAACAAGATACAGAAAATACACTAGATAATCTTGAAAATTCAAATTACAATATCAGTGCTAAAAATATAGATTTGATCTTAAAAGATTTTAACAAAACTTTAGATTTTGATCAATTTAATGCTAAAATCAAAAAAGACTATATAAAAGCTTGGGCTAATAGAAATGAGTCTAAATTTGAGCTTTTGCTTAAAGAAAATCAAATGCAAATTAGAGCTTTAAAAATGGATGATGATTTTCTGAATACTTTTATGCGTCAAAATGTTTTTGAAAAAGGCGAGTTTAATCTTTATGTAGATGGTAATAGTACTGATTTTTTTAAAGGCAAATTTTTATTTAAAGATACTTATTTAAAAGATTTAAAATTTCATCAGCAACTCTTAAGTTTTATTGATACAATACCTAGTTTGATTTTATTTAAAGCCCCAACTTTTAATGAAAAAGGTTTTAGTGTAGAAAATGCTGGTATAAGTTTTAATCGCAAAAAAGATCTTTTTGAAATAGATGCGCTAAATTTTAATGGTGATAGTGCAGATATTTTAGGTCAAGCTAAAATCAATTTAAGAAGTAGTCAAGTGGATGGTTTATTAGAGCTTAGAACGCTAAAATCAGCTAGTTCGGTTATTTCTAAAGTTCCAATTATCAATCAAATTATATTAGGCAAAGACAGGCAAATTAGCACACAAATTAAACTAGGTGGAACAATTGATAATCCCGAGTTTAAAACTCAACTTATCGCACAAAGTTTGCAACTTCCTTATCATTTGATAAAAAATATTTTTGAATTACCGACAAATTTAGTTAAATAA